A genomic window from Lycium barbarum isolate Lr01 chromosome 4, ASM1917538v2, whole genome shotgun sequence includes:
- the LOC132638629 gene encoding ketol-acid reductoisomerase, chloroplastic-like: MAAAAATSFCISASSTSSSSTKSLKVPTLSSNLGFPSSSFKPLGATESLSSTRNGALNARMVAAPATIKPPISLDFETSVFNKEKVTLAGRDEYIVKGGRDLLKLLPDAFKGIKQIGIIGWGSQGPAQAQNLRDSLAEAKSDIVVKVILSLLLF; the protein is encoded by the exons ATGGCGGCGGCGGCGGCTACTTCGTTCTGCATTTCCGCTTcctctacttcttcttcttcaacgaAATCCCTAAAAGTACCTACACTTTCAAGTAATTTAGGGTTCCCTTCTTCTTCGTTTAAGCCTCTCGGAGCTACTGAATCACTTTCATCTACCCGAAATGGAGCACTTAATGCTCGTATGGTCGCTGCTCCTGCTACTATAAAACCACCGATTTCTCTAGATTTTGAAACGTCTGTATTCAATAAGGAGAAAGTTACCCTTGCTGGACGCGACGAG TATATTGTGAAAGGAGGGAGAGATTTGTTGAAGTTGTTGCCGGATGCATTCAAGGGAATCAAGCAGATTGGAATCATTGGCTGGGGTTCTCAG GGACCAGCTCAAGCCCAAAACTTGAGGGATTCTCTTGCAGAAGCAAAATCTGATATAGTCGTTAAGGTAATACTTTCATTACTTCTTTTTTAG
- the LOC132637824 gene encoding uncharacterized mitochondrial protein AtMg00860-like codes for MPFGLTNAPTTFQSLMNHVFQDHIRHFVLVFFDDILVYSFTVPEHEEHLKKVLHILRKKQLYAKRSKCSFCQKKVEYLGHVMTGEGVSTDPAKIEAMASWPVPRSLKALRGFLGLTGYYRRFARNYGWISKPLTALLKKNSFKWSSEPQTTFEELKKAMSSALVLALADFTKAFIVETDACSKGIGAVLM; via the coding sequence ATGCCCTTTGGCCTAACTAATGCACCAACCACTTTTCAgagtttgatgaatcatgtgttcCAAGATCACATTAGACATTTTGTACTTGTGTTCTTTGATGATATATTAGTCTATAGTTTTACAGTACCGGAACATGAGGAGCATTTGAAGAAGGTGCTGCATATTCTCAGAAAAAAGCAACTTTATGCAAAGAGGTCAAAATGTTCCTTCTGTCAAAAGAAGGTGGAATATCTGGGACATGTAATGACCGGAGAGGGTGTATCCACTGATCCTGCTAAGATTGAAGCAATGGCTTCTTGGCCTGTGCCTAGGTCACTTAAGGCATTGAGAGGATTTTTGGGCCTGActggttattacaggaggtttgcaAGGAACTATGGGTGGATTAGTAAGCCCTTAACTGCATTACTTAAAAAGAATTCATTCAAGTGGAGTTCTGAACCCCAAACAACCTTTGAGGAGCTAAAGAAAGCTATGTCATCAGCACTAGTTTTGGCTTTGGCAGACTTCACTAAGGCTTTTATTGTTGAGACTGATGCTTGTTCTAAGGGGATTGGAGCTGTTCTAATGTAG
- the LOC132637822 gene encoding uncharacterized mitochondrial protein AtMg00860-like, which produces MPFGLTNAPATFQSLMNHVFQDHIRHFVLVFFDDILVYSFTVPEHEEHLKKVLHILRKKQLYAKRSKCSFCQKKVEYLGHVITGEGVSTDPAKIEAMASWPVPRSLKALRGFLGLTGYYRRFARNYGWISKPLTALLKKNSFKWSSEPQTAFEELKKAMSSALVLALADFTKAFIVETDACSKGIGAVLM; this is translated from the coding sequence ATGCCCTTTGgcctaactaatgcaccagccacttttcagagtttgatgaatcatgtgttcCAAGATCACATTAGACATTTTGTACTTGTGTTCTTTGATGATATATTAGTCTATAGTTTTACAGTACCGGAACATGAGGAGCATTTGAAGAAGGTGCTGCATATTCTCAGAAAAAAGCAACTTTATGCAAAGAGGTCAAAATGTTCCTTCTGTCAAAAGAAGGTGGAATATCTGGGACATGTAATCACCGGAGAGGGTGTATCCACTGATCCTGCTAAGATTGAAGCAATGGCTTCTTGGCCTGTGCCTAGGTCACTTAAGGCATTGAGAGGATTTTTGGGCCTGActggttattacaggaggtttgcaAGGAACTATGGGTGGATTAGTAAGCCCTTAACTGCATTACTTAAAAAGAATTCATTCAAGTGGAGTTCTGAACCCCAAACAGCCTTTGAGGAGCTAAAGAAAGCTATGTCATCAGCACTAGTTTTGGCTTTGGCAGACTTCACTAAGGCTTTTATTGTTGAGACTGATGCTTGTTCTAAGGGGATTGGAGCTGTTCTAATGTAG